CGGCGTCACGGTGCCCGGCGACGGCAAGAGCAGCGGCATGACGCGTGTTGCGGGCCTTGTCGTGACCGGCCAGCCTGGCACGTTGCAAATCAGGCTTGTGGACCCCGTAACCAACGGCGTTCGCGCCGGAATCGGCGCCTGCACCGGCGATTCCGGCGGTCCCGCGTTCGAGGACAAGCCCAACGGTCCCGTCGTCGTCGGCGTCATCAGCTGGTCGACGGGGCCGAATGGCAGCGCGGGCTGCGGCGGTATGACCGGTGTCACGCCGCTCACGCTCTACCGCGACTGGATTGTGCAGACGGCGCGGAGCTGGGGTGCGGCGTTGTGATTTGATTGCGATTTGATCTATGTCATTTTGAAGCGGAAGCGCGGTGGGCAGCGATGATCCCGTCGCGGAGGAAACGCGTCGCCTGGTCAAGGCGACCTCAAAAGGCAAAGAATCAACAATGAATGTCGCCGTCCGTACTCAGCCCACCACGCAGCAAACCACTGAACATTTCGACGTCCTGATCGTCGGCGCCGGCATCTCCGGTATCGGCAGCGCCTATCATCTGACAAAGCAGCTTCCTGGCACGAGCTTCGTCGTCCTGGAAACCAAGGACAGCTTCGGCGGCACCTGGATCACGCATCGCTACCCCGGCATCCGCTCGGACAGCGATCTCCACACCTTCGGCTATCGCTTCAAGCCCTGGGTGGGGCCGCCGATTGCGGCTGCCGAGGAGATCCTGACCTACATGAACGATGTGATCGAGGAGAACGATCTCGGCAAACACATCCGCTACAAGCACAAGATCAATTCGGCACGCTGGTCGAGCGAGACCAATCTCTGGACCATCGAGGCAGTGACGACCGATACCGGCGAGACGAAGATCTTCATCGCAAACTTCCTCTGGATGTGCCAGGGCTATTATCGCCATTCCGAAGGGTACACGCCGGAATGGAAGGGCACGGACAGGTTCAAAGGCCGCATCGTCCATCCGCAGACCTGGCCGGATGATCTCGATCTCACCGACAAGAAGGTCGTGGTGATCGGTTCGGGTGCAACGGCTGCGACGCTGCTGCCGAATATCGCCGACAAATGCGCGCACGCCACCATGCTCCAGCGTTCGCCGACCTATTTCCGCATCGGCCGCAACGCCATCGAGATTGCCGAGGAGTTGCGCAGGCTTCAGGTGGATGAGGAATGGATCCACGAGATCGTGCGGCGGAAGATCCTGTTCGAGCAGGATGCGTTTACAAAACTCTGCGTGGCGAAGCCGGAAGAGGTGAAGAAGGAGCTGATCGGGCAGATCTCCGCAATCCTCGGTCCGGACTACGACGTCGAGACGCATTTTACGCCGACGTACCGACCGTGGCGGCAGCGCATCGCCTTCGTGCCCGATGCCGATCTGTTCAAGGGCATCGCCGGCGGCAAGGCCTCGGTCGTCACCGACGAGATCGAATGCTTCGTCGAGAACGGCATCCAGCTCAAATCCGGCAAGCTGCTCGAGGCCGACGTCATCGTCACCGCGACCGGCTTCAATCTCGCCGCGCTCGGAGACATCGCCTTCGAGATCGACGGAAAACCGCTCGCCTTCGGTGACACCGTCACCTATCGCGGCATGATGTTCACGGGCGTGCCGAACATGGTGTGGGTATTCGGCTATTTTCGCGCCAGCTGGACGCTGCGCGTCGATCTCGTCGCCGATTTCGTCTGCCGGCTTCTCGGCCATATGAAGGCGAAGGGCGCCAGGAAGGTCGAGGTCAAGCTGCGTTCCGAAGACCACAACATGCCAATTCTGCCCTGGATCGATCCGGAAAACTTCAACCCCGGCTACATGATGCGCAACATGGACCTGCTGCCGAAGCGCGGCGACAAGCCGGAATGGCAGCACAGCCAGGATTACTTGACCGAGAAGGACGAGATCCCGAAGACGAATCTGGACGACAAGGCGTTCGTGTACGGGTGAAGTGGGCTACAGCGCGCTCCGCATATTCCGTAGTCGTCCCGGCCTTCGCCGGGACGACACCGTTTGTTGGGCGGGTAGCGTCCAGTGAGCCGTTGCGCTACGCGGCCGACGACCAGGACCAAGGATCGGTCATCGAGAAGGGCCGGCCGCGGCCTGCGGCAACCCGCCGCGGGCTGGCCTTCGCGGCTGGCCTGGCGTGCGCGGGATGATAACTGCAACCTCCCAAAGCGTGGCGTGGTTGCAACAACCGCGCCTGAATCTGCTCGGGTTGTACGCGAATCGGCCCATTCAGTGGGGCACGTAGTTTCCCGCAGGGACCCCATCGCCTAATTTCCCGTCGGCGCCGCTGGGAGCGCTGGGGATGTGGGGCGTTGGGGGTGGAGTTTCGGTCGCCATTGAGCAGGCGCGACGGATCGTGGCTCGGTGCCACGGCCCCTCGACCGGTCGTCTGGGTCATTCTGGCCTTGAGTGCAGTTGCTGTGCCGGCTCCTGTCAGCGCTCAGCAATTCTTCAATGGATCACAGACCACCCCGAACGGCAGCATCAATGGCGGCGGCGGCGCGTGGGATACGACCACCACCAACTGGACCAACGATCCCGGCACGGTGAGCTCCGTCTACGATCCAACCGCGCTGACCACGACGGTGTTCGGCGCTTCTGGCACCTCCACGCCGGCCATCGGCGGCACGGTGACGGTCACGTCCGCCGGCGTGCAGCTCACCAGCAGCGTCGTGTTCGATCTTACCGGCGACCTCTCGATCTACACCATCCAGGGCGGCGACCTCCGGCTCGCCGCGGGCGGAACGACGATCAGCGTGGCCGATCTTGCCGGCCCGACCGATCCGTCCGCGGTGATCGCCTCACGTATCGTCGGCAGCGGCGGTCTGAACGTCCAGGGGCCGGGCGTGCTCGCATTGACAGGGGCCAATACCTACACCGGCGGCACCTTCATCTGCTCCTGCGCAACGCTTCAGCTCGGGGACGCCACGAACACCGGCAGCATCGTCGGCGCGGTTACCAATGATGGCTTCTTCAACATCGTCAACGCCAACACCTCAGGCATCACCTCAATCCTGAATGACGGCGCGGCGACGACGACGTTCTTCAATGCGACCAGCGCCAGTTCGATTGCGATCACCAATTTCAACGGTGGCGAGACGTTCTTCGGCACATTTGGGGGAACTGATACCGCAACTGCTGCCAACGCAACCATCGTCAACGATGGCGGCGGCACGATCTTCTTTGCCCACACCACCGCGGGCTCGGCGAAGATCACCAATCAGAACGGCGGTGGCACTCTCTTTCTCGATCAATCCTCGGCGGGCTCTGCCACCATCGTGAACGCGAATTTCGGCGTGACCGTCTTCGGTCAGCCGTCCTGGACCGACACGGCGACCGCCGGCAACGCCACGATCATCAACGAAGCGACCGGCCTGACCCAGTTCGGCGCCTTCACCACCGCCGGCAACGCCACCATCATCACCAAGGACGGCGGCGAAACGGATTTTTACGACAATTCCACCGGCGGCAATGCGCGCTTCATCACCACCGGGACCGGCGTCGTCGACTTTAGCGGCAGCATCGGTCCCAATGGCGATGGCCGCATCACCGCCGGCTCGATCGAGGGCAGCGGCAACTACTACATCGGCGGCGGCAACACGCTCGTCGTTGGCAGCAACAATCTCTCGACCGAGGTGAGCGGCGTCATCGGCGACTCCTGCGGCTGCGGTCCGACCAGCTCCGGCAACCTGGAAAAGGTCGGCAGCGGAAAGCTGATCCTCTCGGGCACCAATACCTACACCGGCACCACCACCGTGAATGGCGGCGTGCTGGAGATCGACGGCGTGAACTCCCAGTCGAGCCTGACCACCGTAAACGCAGGCGGCGCGCTGTTCGGCTTCGGCATTGTCGGCAACACCGTCATCGCCTCTGGCGGCATCTTTGCGCCCGGCGACGGCGGACCGGGCTCGAGCATGCTGGTTCAGGGCAACCTCGCCTTCCAGTCCGGCGCGCTCTACCTCGTGCAGATCGGGAGTGGCATCAGTTCGAGCTTTGCCAATGTGCTCGGCAATGTCACCTTGAACGGCACTGTCGGTGTCTCGCTAAATCCGGGCAGCTCGGTGTTAGCACAATACCAGATCATGCAGTTTACGGGCACCGCCACCGGTAACTTTGCAGGAGTCGCCGCGCCCGGTGGCCTCATCGGTACGACCAACGTGGTAGGCGGCATCGTCTATCTCAATTTCACGCTCGACTATGGAGCCAAGTACGGCCTCAACGTCAATCAGAAGAACGTCGCGACCACTCTGCAAAACTTCTTCAACGCCAATGGCGGCCTGCCGGCTGCATTCGCGGGCCTCGGTCCCAACGGCCTGACCCAGGCTTCGGGCGAGCCGGCAACGGGTTCGCAGCAGGCCACGTTCAATGCGATGAGCCTGTTCCTCAGCCTCCTGACCGATCCGTTCTCGGCTGGACGCAATGGTGGCGCACCAGGTGCGACGCCCTTTGCCGATGAAGCTGGCGCGAGCGCCTACTCATCCAGCGGCAAGGCCACGGGTAGGATCGCGCGCGATGCGTTCGCTTCGATCTACCGCAAGGCGCCGCAGGCTGATTTCGAGCAGCGCTGGAATGTGTGGGCGGCGGGCTTTGGAGGTTCGCAGGCCACGGATGGCAACGCTGCGCTCGGCTCCAGCAACACGACAAGCAATTTGTACGGCACGGCAGTCGGCCTCGACTATCGCTTCTCGCCCTCGACGGTCGCCGGCTTCGCGCTTGCCGGTGGTGCCACCGGCTTCAGCGTCAACGGGCTCGGCTGGGGGCATTCCGATCTGTTCCAGGCGGGTGCCTTCGTTCGTCACACGTCGGGGCCTGCTTACGTCACGGCCGCGCTGGCCTATGGCTGGCAGGACCTCACCACCAATCGCATCGTCACGGCCGCGGGCTTCGATCAATTGCAAGCCCGGTTCAACGCCAACGCATTCTCGGGTCGCATCGAAGGCGGTTATCGTTACGTGACGCCCTGGATGGGCGTGACGCCCTATGCCGCGCTTCAGGCGACCAATTTCAATCTGCCGAACTACGCCGAAGCCGCGGTCGTCGGCAGCAACGCCTTTGCGCTCACTTATGCCGCCAGAAGTGTAACCGATACCCGTGCCGAGCTCGGCCTTCGCACCGACAAATCGTTTGCGGCCTTAGGCGGCGTCATCACGCTGCGCGGCCGCGCTGCCTGGGCGCATGATTTCAATCCAGACCGCACCATTGGTGCCGTGTTTCAGACCCTGCCGGGCTCGGCCTTTGTCGTGAACGGTGCGGCACTCTCGCGTGACTCCGCATTGACCACGGCCTCGGCAGAGATGAGCTGGCTGAACGGCTGGTCGGCGGCGGCAACCTTCGAAGGCGAGTTCTCCAACCTCACCCGGTCCTATGCCGGCAAGGGCGTCGTGCGCTACGCCTGGTAGGCAAATCACTGCTTCTGCTGTGTGGGCCTGCGCGGCGGGCGAGGGGCCACCGGCGTGCCGGCCATCTTGTTGGCGGCCTCGCTGATGTCGAGGAGGGTGCGGCGGCCGTCCTCGATGAAGCTCGCCGATTTCTTCTTCATGGTGTCGGCGAGCTCGCGCAATCCCTTCACCTTCTCGAACAGCTCGTCGGCCCTGCCGTCGGCGAAGCCGGGCACGACGTTCTCGATCTTGGTCACCGCATTGTCGAAGCTCGCGAAGCCCTTGTCGACCTTGCCCATCACGGCGTCGATCTCTTCGCCCTTGCCCTTGAGGTCGGCGGTATAGTCTTCGAAGGTGCGCAAGCCGTCCTTGATCGCGGCCGAGTTGCTCACGATCATACGGTCGACATTGTGCAGGGTCTCGACGATCGATTCGGCGTCGCTGAGATCGGCGGTCAGCACGGGAATTCCGTCCTCATCCAGCGGCACGGGCGGTGCCGAGGGCGCGCCGCCGATCAGCGAGATCGCGGCGATGCCGGTCAGGCCCTGGAACTCGATGCCGGCCACGGTGTCCTTGCGGATCGGGGCCGCGTTGTCGAGCATGACGAGCGCGACGACCTTGCGCGGATTGTCGAGCTTGATCGACAGGATCTGGCCGGCCGGCACGCCGTCGAAATTCACCGGGCCGCCCCGGCGCAGGCCGCTGGCCGAGCCGCCCTCGAAGACCACGCGCAACTGGCTGCGGCTCTGGGCCGCGCGGTATTTCTGCACGCCAAGCAGGCCGCCGAACGCCACGGCGATCGCCAGCAGCGTCACGGTTCCGATCATCAAATTGCTTCTGCGCGCCATGGTCCGTTCCGGCCCGCGACCTGCCGCCGAGGAAGCGGAGTCGCGCGCCGATTTTATGGGCAAAGCGCGGCCAGTGGAAGCCGATCAATGCCCGGCCGCGCGTCGGGCGGCGGCGTTGTTGAGGACGATCAATGCGTCTACGGCGACACCGGTTCTGGCATTGATCAGGAACGGGTTGACGTCGATCGAGGCGATCCGATCGCCGGCGTCCGCAATCAGGTTGGCGAGGCCGACCAGGGCCTTCACGGCGGAGGCCTCATCCAGCTTTGGCTTGCCGCGATAGCCGCGCATCTTGACCCCAGCCTTGGTGCGGCCGATCAGCTGCCGTGCCTCGGCAGCATTGAGCGGCGCGCCGGCCAACGCGACGTCCTTCACCAGCTCGATGTCGACGCCGCCGGTGCCGAACAGCACCACCGGTCCCATCTCGGCGTCGAGCGAGGCGCCGACCACGAGCTCGAGATCGGCCTTGACCTGCTGCGCGATCAGGATGCCGTCGAGCCTGGGCTTGCCCTTCAGCTTCATGACCCGCGCGGTGATGTCGTTGAACGCCTGCTTCACCTCGGTCGCGCTGCTCAGATTGAGCACGACGCCGCCGATGTCGGACTTGTGCAGGATCTCGGCGCTGACGACCTTGGCGACCACCGGGAAACCGATCTGCTTGGCGATCTTCACGGCCTCGGCCGGCGTCTGCGCGATTCCTTCCTTGGAGATCGGGATGCCGTAGGCCTTCAACAGCTTCTTCGAGGCGACCTCGTCGAGTGCGGCGCCGGTGGCGGCCTTCAGCGTCTTCTCCAGCACGGCGCGCGCCGCGGGCCTCGAGCTTGCGACGGCATCCGGCACTTCCTTGGCGAGTTTTGCGTAGTCGAGCAGCGACTTGATTGCGGTCACTGCTCGGTCGAGGCCCTGCATCACGGCGATATGCGGCAGCGATTTGCGCAGGGCTTTTGTGAACTCGGTGAAGCCGATCGACATCGCGCTGATATAGATCACCGGCTTTGCGGCCCGGCTCGCCATCTCGTTGACGATGCGCAAGTTGCGTTCGCGCTGCTCATGCGGCGCCTTCGGCAGCTCGGCATCGATGATGACGATGTCGATATCGGGATCGTCGATCATCAGCTTGATTGATCGCATGTAGACGGATGGATCGACCACCGCGGCAAAGCCGGCGTCGAGCGGATTGCCGACGATCGAGCCGGGACCCAGCATCTTTGCGAGTTCGCCGCTGACATGTGGGCTCAGCGCTGCAAAGTCGAGCCCGGCCGCGTCGAAGGCATCGATCAAGAGCCCGCGCTTGCCGCCCGACAGCGTCACCGCCGCGAGGCGATTGCCTTTCGGCACGGTGCTGTGCACGAAACATTCGGTGGTCTCGATCAGCTCGTCGAGACCGCGAACGCGGATCACGCCTTCGCGCGTTGCGATCGCGTCGAAGGTTTCGATGGAGCCCGCAAGCGCGCCGGTATGCGCCATTGCCGCCGCGCGGCCGCCCTCGGAAGCGCCGAGCTTGAGCGCGATCACCGGTTTGCTGGCGGCACGCGCGGCCTTGCAGGCATCGCGAAACGCCTTGGTGTTGCGCACGCCCTCGAGATAGACGACGATCACGCGGATGCTCGGATCCTCGGCGAAATAGCGCATCAGATCGGGCGTTTCGAGCCCAGCCTCGTTGCCGGTAGTCACCATGTACCCGACACCGACGCCCCGATCCTCCAGCGCCTGGCGGATCGCCATCACGATGGCCCCGGATTGTCCGGCGATCGCCACCGCGCCCTGGTCCATGGTGACGACGCGGTCGTCGATATTGGTGAAGAGTTTTTCGCCGGCGCTCAAATTGCCGAGGCAGTTCGGTCCGGTGACGGCGAGGCCGGTCTCGCGTATTGCCTGCTGCAATTCGCCAGCGAGTTTCTGGCTCTCCTCATCCTGCAGCTCGCTGAAGCCCGAGGTGACGATGGTGGCCGAGCGTGCGCCGGCTGCGGCGGCATCGCGGATCACCTGCACGGCGAAGCGTGCCGGCACCAGCACCAGCACGTGATCGGGCTGTTCGGGGAGGCTTGAAAAATCCTTGTAGCAGGTCACGCCCCAGATTGTTTCGCGCTTCGCGTTGATCGGAAACAGGGAGCCGGCGAATCTGTACTTGATCAGGTTGTTCCAGATGCGCTCGGCATAGTTGCCGGGCTTGTCGGTGGCGCCGACCAGCACGATGTTGCGCGGATGCAGCATCGCGTGGATGCCTTTCACGACGTCGCTGGCATCGGGAGCTGGAGACCATGGCAGGGCGGTTGCAGCGGTTACCTTTGCTTCCATGGTTCCTCACCTTGTTCTTCTCGGCGTGCGTTCTTGTCGGCACGTCCGCTTTTGTAGGGTGAGTTCGCACGGGTGGCAACCGCGCGGCCCGCATGCCGCCGCGCGGAATAGGGCCTGCCGCAATCAGTATTTAAGGAGGCCGAGTTTGTAGCCGTAGTGATAGGCAATCTGGAGCGCGAGATAAGGCGCGATGACACGGCGGATCTCGGCCTGCGTGGGATCGAAACCCAGCACGCGCCGCCGCAGAATTCCCATCTCCTTCACCCCCACCGCATAGGTGGCGGCGGTCTTCTGCGCATCGTGGATGCGGAAGCACGACAAGAACCGCGGCAGGCGGACGAATTTGAAACCCGCCGCCTGCGCGCGCAGGATGAAGTCCCAGTCGAGGGCGTAGTGGAAGCTCTCGTCGATCGGCCCGACCTTGTCCCACACCCGCTTGCGCCAGAACATGGTCTCCTGCGGAATGTAGTCGGCATATCTGAGCGTCTTGCCGTGATAGGGCGGCAGCACGGCGCGGCCGACCTCCAGCCCGTCGCGATCGACGAACACGCGATGCCCATAGACGATGTCGACGTCCGGATGCGACGTGAAATAGTTGGCGACATAGGCGAGCGTACCGGGCAGCAGCATATCGTCGCTGTTGAGGTACGCCATGATCTCGCAGTCGACGCCGGAAAAGCCGATATTGATGGCGTTCGACTGGCCCTTGTCGGGCTCGCTGCGCCAGCTCAGGCCGTTGCCGCGCTTGCCGAGCAGCTCAGCCGTTCCGTCGATCGAGGCGCCATCCTGCACGTGATAATGCAGGTTTGGATAGTCCTGATTGAGGATGCTGTCGATGGTGGCGTCGAGATAGTGCACGTGATTGTAGCTCGGCGTCACCATCGCGATTCGCGGTGCGTTCGCGGGCGCCGCTGGAGCGGGCTGAAAGCCGTTCACGTTGAGCAGGCGCGGCGGATATTGCTCGAACGTCCACATCGGCGGCCGTCGCCAGAGGCTGCGCAGCGACTCTCGTCTTTGTCCCGCGGCGATGAGATGCTGGTTTCTCTCCAGGAGCGCGATACGGCTTCCGATCTGATCGAGCTGTTGCAGAACCTTCTGCTTGAATTCGTCGTCCATCAATAAAGTTCCGCAACAGGAATGCAGTCTCAAAAATCGCCTGGCCAAGCCGTTCGCTATGAGGCGTTCTCTACGAGCCGTTCTCTATAGGTCTATGGCCGGTAATGCCAGTTCAGTTCCCCGCGCAAAGCGGGCGCCCGGAGGCCATGGTTAGAAGCCATCGTTAATTGTGCGCGACATGAGAAGCTCTCACCAGACCTCCCGGGGTCTTGAGGGCGAGGCGATGCCCGCCAGCAGCACGGCGAGGATGCCCGTCAGGAAGATGCCGTCGAACGTCCCCGCGCCGCCGATCGAGGCGACGGGGGCGCCGAGATTGCCGATCTTGTCGAGGTTGAGCAAATCGGCTCCGATCAGGGTGCCCATCGAGCCGCCGATATAGGCGAGCGGCGCGGCATATTCGCGCGACAGCAGGAAGGCCAGGATCGCCGTGACCACCACCGGCGCGAAGACGGGAACCGCGATGCCGACTCCCTGCACCGGTGTCGCCATCATGTGGATGACGAAGGCGATCGCGATCACCGCGATCACAGCCTTCAGCCAGAGTTGGTAGCGTAGCACGAGATAGCTCGACATCAATGTTGGGATCACGGCGCCGCCGACATTCACCGCAAGCACCGTGCCCGGCCATTGCGTTACCAGCGGCACCACATAGCGCATGCCGAAGAAATCGACAATCTCGCCCGAGCGTACCGCCTTGCCCGGCAGCACCGTGACCGGGATGTTGAAATAGCTGCCGACCAGCGAGCCGAACAACAGCAGCAGCGCAACGCCTGGTCCGACGCCAAGCTTCATATAGGCATAGCGCAGGATGCGGAGCTGGATCAGGATGATCAGCCCGGCGAACAGCAGCACCAGGATGGAAAACAGGCCGGGTGTGATCGGCAGGTATTGAACTTGTGAATGCATAGTCACACAGGTTGCATCTGGCGCGGTGCGGCTGCCACCATCCCACGGGACGGCCGCGATGACAAACCTAGCTGCCGGTTCCAATCAGAGTCGCGTGCAGGATGTAGCGATCCGGACCCGAGGTAAGCGCGTCGAACGGCCAGCAGGTCGACAGCACGAGCTCGTAGCCTTGTGCATGGGGATCGATGCCCGAGGCGTCGAAACGCACGATGGCCGAGGAGTCGGCGCGGTAGTGAAAGTGCTTGCCGTCGCTGCGCGTGACCTCGATCGCGTCACCGATGGCAACATCTCGCAAGAAATGGAAATGCGTGTCGCGATGCGCGGCGTAGACGGCGACGCCGCGCTCGCCGGCGTCCGCGGTCTGTTCGACATGTCCGGGACCGAAGGCGAGCGCCTGGCCGCTGCTGCCTGCAAGCACGATGGCGCTGGCGCCGATCCGCTTCACCTCGATCCGCGCAACCGGCCATGTATCCGCCCACGACCACGGCTTCGTCGGCTGGCCGCTTGCGATGCCCTCGGTGAACGCGCGTTCCAGCAGCACCTGCGCCAGCCATGCCTTGGCGTGGATATAAGCGCCGTCGCCGAACAGGATGAGGCCGACGAGCGCCAGGGTGAGAGGAGAGATGATGCGGCGCATTGGTGTTTCCGCAAATCGAAAAAAGGCGCGCGCGGCTGTTTGGGGCGGGTGACGGGCAGCCGCGCGCGCTGAAGAAGAGGAGGTGGCTGAGACCTCCTCTTTCACCCGGCGTCAGTGAGCAAAGGCTGACGCCGGTTGAATACGAACAGGACCAGGCTGAGCAGCAGCACGATCAGTCCTGCGATCATCTTCAACTCGGCCGAGGTCGCCGTCTTCGGCAGGCGGATCGTGTCGGCTGCCGCAGGCGTCGGGCGCCGCGCGGTCGGCTGGGTACTCGCATCCGCATGACGCTCGCGAAGCTGTGTCGGCACTTGCTGCGGCCGTTCGCCGAACACTTTTTCGAAGTCCCAGCCGGCCGGCAGGTTGATCGGCAACTCGTTGAGCTTGAGCGGCTCGCCTTCGGGGCGACTCGGCGTCTTGTCGACGGCGACGAGGCTAGTCAGCCGGGTGACGATCTGGTGCTCCAGCGCCAACCGCAAAATTGCCTTGTCGGCATCCTCCGGATTCATCTCGCGCATGGTGCGCGCCACCTCGGCGTCGCCGATCTTGCGGTTGGCCCAGAGTTTTGAGAGGCCCTTGCCCTCGGCGGCATTTTGCAGCGGCAGCGTCACCGACCACGGCCGGTCACCGACACGACCCTTGATCTCGAGCGAGCCCGAAAGCTTGTCGAGCTTGGCCGCGAGCACCAGCGGCTCGTCGCGATAGACGTCGGGGATGATGGCCGGCGTGATATCGGCCGAGGCGTCCGAGAACTTGGTGGAGAGGCCGGTCACGGCCGGATTTTCCAGCTTGGCGAACAGGCCGCGCATGCGTTCCTCGACCTGCTCGACCGAGCCGATATGGGTGAAGGCGCCGCGCCCGAGCTCGGAGGCGCGGGTCATCAGATAGGTGTTGGGCGCAGAGCCGATGCCGACCATGAAGATGCGCGAGCGGCCGCGCATCGCCGTGATCGTCTCGAACAATTGCTGCTCATTGCCGATTGCGCCGTCGGTCAGGAATACGACCTGGCGGACCATGCTGGTGTCGCCGAGACCATCGGTCAGCGCGGCGCGCATCGCCGGCACCATCTCGGTGCCGCCACGGGCCTGAAGCGCGTCCACGAAAGCGGTTGCCTGCCGGACATGCTCGGTGTCGGCGGGCACTGACGTCGTGAACAGCACGTCCATGGTGTCGTCGAAGCGGATGACGTTGAAGCGATCGTTCGGCTGGAGGCGAGAGAGGGCGTAGGTGAGGCTGGCCTTGGCCTGGATGATCGAGGTGCCGCCCATCGAGCCGGAATTGTCGATCACGAACACGACTTCGCGCGGCAAGGGTTTTTGCGTCGCCTGCTCGATCGACGGCGGGGTCACGAAGGCGAGCAGGTAATCGGCGTCGCCGACATGCTCGCGGAACAGGCCGACCGACGGCGCTTTCTCGGCCGCGGGCTTCCAGGTCAGCTCGAAATCGCGGTCTGCGGGCACGGTGTCGTCGGCAAGACGAACGATCCGCGTTGCATTGTCGGGGCTCTCGATCTTGACGGCATGGTGATGGCTCTTGACCTCGCCGAGCGCGAAGCCGCCCTGGAGACGAACCGTGATGCTGGTCGGATTGATCGGCGGATTCTTGGCGGGATCCAGCACAGGCGGCGAGATACGATCACGATCCGGCACCGGGTCGGTCTTGCTCGCGCCCCAGCCGGAGCCGTCGGGACGGAAATCGACGCTCTGCACGATCGGCGCCGGATTGTAGCGCGGCCCGACCACGAGCGGCACGCGCAGCGAATACTCGTTGCCGGACTGGTGCACCGGCTCCTGATATTCGATCTGCACCAGCACGGTTTCACCCGGGCCGATATTGGCGACCGAGTTGGTGAAGATATTCGGCCGTTCCTGCTCGGTGAGCGCGGCCTTCTGGCCGTCCCGACGCGCCTGCTCATAGATCACGCGCGCCTGCTGCCGCTCCTTGATGTCGCCGACGATGACGCGGTCGCCGACCACCATCTTCAGCGTGTCGACCGCGCCGTTGGCGGCCATCGGATAGACATAGGTCGCCTCGACCCAGTCCTTGGTGGGATTCCTGAACACTTGCGTGACGCGGGCGCGCAGCGTCGGGCCGGAGACGGTGATGTCGACATCGATGCCGAGACGGACGGCCTCTGTGGTGGCGCCGTCGTCCTTCAGAAACAGCGTCCCCGAGCGGGCCTCGCCCGGCTGCAGCAGGCTCGCCTGCTCCGGCGTGGCCGACCAACTCGGCACGAAGCTCACAAGCA
This region of Bradyrhizobium sp. CCGUVB1N3 genomic DNA includes:
- a CDS encoding NAD(P)/FAD-dependent oxidoreductase, which encodes MNVAVRTQPTTQQTTEHFDVLIVGAGISGIGSAYHLTKQLPGTSFVVLETKDSFGGTWITHRYPGIRSDSDLHTFGYRFKPWVGPPIAAAEEILTYMNDVIEENDLGKHIRYKHKINSARWSSETNLWTIEAVTTDTGETKIFIANFLWMCQGYYRHSEGYTPEWKGTDRFKGRIVHPQTWPDDLDLTDKKVVVIGSGATAATLLPNIADKCAHATMLQRSPTYFRIGRNAIEIAEELRRLQVDEEWIHEIVRRKILFEQDAFTKLCVAKPEEVKKELIGQISAILGPDYDVETHFTPTYRPWRQRIAFVPDADLFKGIAGGKASVVTDEIECFVENGIQLKSGKLLEADVIVTATGFNLAALGDIAFEIDGKPLAFGDTVTYRGMMFTGVPNMVWVFGYFRASWTLRVDLVADFVCRLLGHMKAKGARKVEVKLRSEDHNMPILPWIDPENFNPGYMMRNMDLLPKRGDKPEWQHSQDYLTEKDEIPKTNLDDKAFVYG
- a CDS encoding autotransporter domain-containing protein, which translates into the protein MSRRDGSWLGATAPRPVVWVILALSAVAVPAPVSAQQFFNGSQTTPNGSINGGGGAWDTTTTNWTNDPGTVSSVYDPTALTTTVFGASGTSTPAIGGTVTVTSAGVQLTSSVVFDLTGDLSIYTIQGGDLRLAAGGTTISVADLAGPTDPSAVIASRIVGSGGLNVQGPGVLALTGANTYTGGTFICSCATLQLGDATNTGSIVGAVTNDGFFNIVNANTSGITSILNDGAATTTFFNATSASSIAITNFNGGETFFGTFGGTDTATAANATIVNDGGGTIFFAHTTAGSAKITNQNGGGTLFLDQSSAGSATIVNANFGVTVFGQPSWTDTATAGNATIINEATGLTQFGAFTTAGNATIITKDGGETDFYDNSTGGNARFITTGTGVVDFSGSIGPNGDGRITAGSIEGSGNYYIGGGNTLVVGSNNLSTEVSGVIGDSCGCGPTSSGNLEKVGSGKLILSGTNTYTGTTTVNGGVLEIDGVNSQSSLTTVNAGGALFGFGIVGNTVIASGGIFAPGDGGPGSSMLVQGNLAFQSGALYLVQIGSGISSSFANVLGNVTLNGTVGVSLNPGSSVLAQYQIMQFTGTATGNFAGVAAPGGLIGTTNVVGGIVYLNFTLDYGAKYGLNVNQKNVATTLQNFFNANGGLPAAFAGLGPNGLTQASGEPATGSQQATFNAMSLFLSLLTDPFSAGRNGGAPGATPFADEAGASAYSSSGKATGRIARDAFASIYRKAPQADFEQRWNVWAAGFGGSQATDGNAALGSSNTTSNLYGTAVGLDYRFSPSTVAGFALAGGATGFSVNGLGWGHSDLFQAGAFVRHTSGPAYVTAALAYGWQDLTTNRIVTAAGFDQLQARFNANAFSGRIEGGYRYVTPWMGVTPYAALQATNFNLPNYAEAAVVGSNAFALTYAARSVTDTRAELGLRTDKSFAALGGVITLRGRAAWAHDFNPDRTIGAVFQTLPGSAFVVNGAALSRDSALTTASAEMSWLNGWSAAATFEGEFSNLTRSYAGKGVVRYAW
- a CDS encoding MlaD family protein, coding for MARRSNLMIGTVTLLAIAVAFGGLLGVQKYRAAQSRSQLRVVFEGGSASGLRRGGPVNFDGVPAGQILSIKLDNPRKVVALVMLDNAAPIRKDTVAGIEFQGLTGIAAISLIGGAPSAPPVPLDEDGIPVLTADLSDAESIVETLHNVDRMIVSNSAAIKDGLRTFEDYTADLKGKGEEIDAVMGKVDKGFASFDNAVTKIENVVPGFADGRADELFEKVKGLRELADTMKKKSASFIEDGRRTLLDISEAANKMAGTPVAPRPPRRPTQQKQ